Proteins co-encoded in one Streptomyces roseochromogenus subsp. oscitans DS 12.976 genomic window:
- the murD gene encoding UDP-N-acetylmuramoyl-L-alanine--D-glutamate ligase — MGSGKVTSSSELFDFQGKRVTVAGLGVSGVPAAKVLHARGAIVTVVNDGDDARAREQAAELEALGITVRLGDGAALPEGTELIVTAPGWKPDKPLFLAAEKAGVPVWGDVELAWRLRGPEAAPWLAVTGTNGKTTTVQMLASILKAAGLRTAAVGNIGVSLLDAVLGEEHYDVLAVELSSYQLHWAPSLRAHSAAVLNLAPDHLDWHGSMEAYARDKGRIYGGNRVACVYNVEDKATEDLVREADVEEGCRAIGFTLGTPAPSQLGVVDGILVDRAFVGNRQKNAQELAEVSDVNPPAPHNIANALAAAALARAFGVPAQAVRDGLRSFRPDAHRIAHVADIDSVAYVDDSKATNTHAAEASLASYESIVWIAGGLAKGASFDELVAKSAKRLRGAVLLGADRALIRDALARHAPEVPVVDLDRTDTEAMLQAVREAKRLAQPGDTVLLAPACASMDMFTNYNQRGDAFAAAVRELEA, encoded by the coding sequence ATGGGCAGCGGAAAAGTGACCTCCAGCTCGGAGCTCTTCGACTTCCAGGGCAAGCGCGTCACCGTCGCCGGCCTCGGTGTCTCCGGCGTCCCGGCGGCCAAGGTGCTGCACGCGCGCGGGGCGATCGTCACCGTCGTCAACGACGGCGACGACGCACGCGCGCGTGAGCAGGCCGCGGAACTGGAGGCACTCGGGATCACCGTCCGCCTCGGCGACGGGGCGGCCCTCCCGGAGGGCACCGAGCTGATCGTCACCGCGCCCGGCTGGAAGCCGGACAAGCCGCTGTTCCTGGCGGCGGAGAAGGCGGGCGTGCCCGTCTGGGGCGACGTCGAGCTGGCCTGGCGCCTGCGCGGCCCCGAAGCGGCGCCCTGGCTCGCCGTCACCGGCACCAACGGCAAGACGACGACCGTGCAGATGCTGGCGTCGATCCTGAAGGCCGCGGGCCTGCGCACGGCCGCCGTCGGCAACATCGGCGTCTCCCTGCTGGACGCGGTCCTCGGCGAGGAGCATTACGACGTGCTCGCCGTGGAGCTCTCCAGCTACCAGCTGCACTGGGCGCCCTCGCTGCGCGCCCACTCGGCGGCCGTCCTCAACCTCGCCCCGGACCACCTCGACTGGCACGGCTCCATGGAGGCGTACGCGCGCGACAAGGGCCGTATCTATGGGGGCAATCGGGTCGCCTGCGTCTACAACGTCGAGGACAAGGCCACCGAGGACCTGGTCCGCGAGGCCGACGTCGAGGAGGGCTGCCGGGCCATCGGGTTCACCCTCGGCACCCCCGCGCCCTCCCAACTCGGCGTCGTCGACGGCATCCTGGTCGACCGCGCCTTCGTCGGGAACCGGCAGAAGAACGCGCAGGAGCTGGCCGAGGTCTCCGACGTCAACCCGCCGGCCCCGCACAACATCGCCAACGCCCTTGCCGCGGCGGCCCTCGCGCGTGCCTTCGGGGTGCCCGCCCAGGCCGTCCGCGACGGCCTCAGGTCCTTCCGGCCGGACGCCCACCGCATCGCGCACGTCGCCGACATCGACTCGGTGGCGTATGTGGACGACTCCAAGGCCACCAACACGCATGCCGCCGAAGCCTCATTGGCATCATATGAGTCGATTGTATGGATTGCGGGTGGTCTGGCGAAGGGTGCGTCCTTCGACGAGCTGGTCGCCAAGTCGGCAAAGCGACTTCGTGGTGCCGTCCTGCTCGGCGCCGATCGTGCCCTGATCCGCGACGCCCTCGCGCGACACGCCCCCGAAGTACCCGTCGTCGACCTCGACCGGACCGACACTGAGGCGATGCTCCAGGCGGTGAGGGAAGCGAAGCGGCTCGCGCAGCCCGGTGACACGGTGCTGCTGGCCCCGGCCTGCGCCTCCATGGACATGTTCACCAACTACAACCAGCGCGGTGACGCGTTCGCGGCGGCGGTCCGCGAACTCGAAGCCTGA
- the ftsW gene encoding putative lipid II flippase FtsW produces MPSSRTGRPPVQGASRRPAVPGPRRDSPVQRFYMRAKKAWDRPLTAYYLILGGSVLITVLGLVMVYSASQVTALQMALPGSYFFRKQLLAAVLGGVLMFVASRMPVKLHRALAYPILACAVFLMALVQVPGIGKTVNGNQNWIALGGSFQIQPSEFGKLALVLWGADLIARKQEKKLLTQWKHMLVPLVPVTFLLLGLIMLGGDMGTTIILTAVLFGLLWLAGAPTRLFAMVLQIAALLAFVAIKTSPNRMARLACIGATEPKTGVADCWQAVHGIYALASGGLFGSGLGASVEKWGQLPEAHTDFIFAVTGEELGLAGTLSVLALFAALGYAGIRVAGRTEDPFVRYAAGGVTTWIMAQAVINIGAVLGLLPIAGVPLPLFSYGGSALLPTMFAIGLLIAFARDDPAARAALAMRQPRFGRKRGAGGSAPARRQAGAPRRWNTMRRRASRARSSGER; encoded by the coding sequence ATGCCCAGTAGCCGTACCGGTCGGCCGCCCGTGCAAGGGGCGTCCCGCCGTCCCGCCGTCCCCGGACCCCGGCGTGACAGTCCCGTGCAACGGTTCTACATGCGTGCCAAGAAGGCCTGGGACCGTCCGCTGACCGCCTACTACCTGATCCTCGGCGGCAGCGTGCTGATCACCGTGCTCGGCCTGGTCATGGTCTACTCGGCCTCCCAGGTCACCGCGTTGCAGATGGCGCTGCCGGGGTCGTACTTCTTCCGCAAGCAGCTGCTGGCCGCCGTGCTGGGCGGGGTACTGATGTTCGTGGCCTCCCGCATGCCGGTGAAGCTGCACCGGGCGCTGGCCTACCCGATCCTGGCCTGCGCCGTCTTCCTGATGGCCCTGGTGCAGGTGCCTGGGATAGGGAAGACGGTCAACGGCAACCAGAACTGGATCGCCCTCGGTGGCTCCTTCCAGATCCAGCCGAGCGAGTTCGGCAAGCTGGCCCTGGTGCTGTGGGGCGCGGACCTGATCGCCCGCAAGCAGGAGAAGAAGCTGCTGACCCAGTGGAAGCACATGCTCGTGCCGCTGGTGCCGGTCACCTTCCTGCTGCTCGGGCTGATCATGCTCGGCGGCGACATGGGTACGACGATCATCCTCACGGCGGTCCTGTTCGGCCTGCTGTGGCTCGCGGGGGCGCCGACCAGGCTGTTCGCCATGGTGCTGCAGATCGCCGCTCTGCTCGCTTTCGTCGCCATCAAGACCAGCCCCAACCGGATGGCCCGGCTCGCCTGCATCGGCGCCACCGAGCCCAAGACGGGCGTGGCCGACTGCTGGCAGGCCGTGCACGGGATCTACGCGCTCGCCTCCGGTGGACTCTTCGGCTCCGGTCTCGGTGCGAGTGTGGAAAAATGGGGCCAACTCCCGGAAGCCCATACCGACTTCATCTTCGCGGTCACCGGTGAGGAACTGGGCCTGGCGGGGACACTGTCGGTGCTGGCCCTGTTCGCGGCTCTAGGCTATGCGGGTATCCGCGTGGCCGGACGCACGGAGGACCCCTTCGTGAGGTATGCCGCGGGAGGCGTGACCACCTGGATCATGGCCCAGGCGGTGATCAACATCGGTGCGGTGCTCGGTCTGCTGCCGATCGCCGGCGTCCCCCTCCCGCTGTTCTCCTACGGAGGGTCCGCCCTGCTGCCGACCATGTTCGCCATCGGGTTGCTGATCGCCTTCGCGCGCGACGATCCCGCTGCGCGGGCGGCGCTTGCGATGCGGCAACCTCGCTTTGGTAGAAAGCGGGGAGCCGGGGGCTCGGCGCCTGCCAGAAGGCAGGCCGGAGCTCCCCGGAGATGGAACACGATGCGACGGCGTGCCTCGAGGGCGCGTTCGTCCGGAGAGCGGTGA
- the murG gene encoding undecaprenyldiphospho-muramoylpentapeptide beta-N-acetylglucosaminyltransferase encodes MHVVLAGGGTAGHIEPALALADALRRQDPTVGITALGTERGLETRLVPERGYELALIPAVPLPRKPTPELITVPGRLRGTIKAAEQILERTKADVVVGFGGYVALPGYLAAKRLGVPIVIHEANARPGLANKIGSRYAARVAVSTPDSKLRDARYIGIPLRRAIATLDRAASRPEGRHRFGLDPNLPTLLVSGGSQGARRLNEVTQQVAPWLQQAGIQILHAVGPKNELPQVHQMPGMPPYVPVSYLDRMDLAYAAADMMLCRAGAMTVAELSAVGLPAAYVPLPIGNGEQRLNAQPVVKAGGGLLVDDAELTPEWVQQNVLPVLADPHRLYEMSRAASEFGRRDADELLVGMVYEAIASRR; translated from the coding sequence GTGCATGTCGTACTCGCCGGTGGGGGGACCGCCGGCCACATCGAGCCCGCGCTCGCCCTCGCGGACGCCCTGCGCAGGCAGGACCCGACCGTGGGGATCACGGCCCTGGGCACGGAGCGCGGCCTGGAGACCAGGCTGGTGCCCGAGCGCGGCTATGAGCTGGCGCTGATCCCGGCGGTGCCGCTGCCCCGTAAGCCCACCCCTGAGCTGATCACCGTCCCGGGCCGGCTGCGCGGCACCATCAAGGCCGCCGAGCAGATCCTGGAACGCACCAAGGCGGATGTCGTGGTCGGTTTCGGCGGTTATGTCGCCCTGCCCGGCTATCTGGCCGCCAAGCGCCTCGGTGTGCCGATCGTGATCCACGAGGCCAACGCCCGCCCGGGCCTGGCCAACAAGATCGGCTCGCGGTACGCCGCCCGGGTCGCCGTCTCCACGCCGGACAGCAAGCTGCGCGACGCCCGCTACATCGGCATCCCGCTGCGCCGCGCCATCGCCACCCTGGACCGGGCCGCTTCCCGCCCCGAGGGGCGCCACCGCTTCGGCCTCGACCCGAACCTGCCCACGCTGCTCGTCTCCGGCGGCTCCCAGGGCGCCCGGCGCCTGAACGAGGTGACCCAGCAGGTCGCCCCGTGGCTTCAGCAGGCCGGTATCCAGATCCTGCACGCGGTCGGCCCGAAGAACGAACTGCCGCAGGTGCATCAGATGCCGGGAATGCCCCCCTATGTCCCGGTAAGTTACCTGGACCGGATGGACCTCGCGTACGCCGCGGCCGACATGATGCTCTGCCGCGCGGGCGCGATGACCGTGGCCGAACTCTCCGCCGTCGGGCTTCCGGCCGCCTACGTCCCGCTGCCCATCGGCAACGGCGAACAGCGGCTGAACGCCCAGCCGGTGGTGAAGGCCGGCGGCGGACTCCTCGTCGACGACGCGGAACTGACACCCGAGTGGGTGCAGCAGAACGTGCTGCCCGTGCTCGCCGACCCGCACCGGCTGTACGAGATGTCCCGCGCGGCAAGTGAGTTCGGTCGCCGGGACGCCGACGAGCTGCTCGTCGGCATGGTGTACGAGGCGATCGCCTCGCGCCGTTAG
- a CDS encoding cell division protein FtsQ/DivIB, whose product MAGPTTAERGERQQKPSGPPPARRLRRRRLRTIVILAVAVVLLGAGGAWVLYGSAWLRVGHVSVSGADVLTPGEVRDAADVPVGAPMISVDINAIEARLRRKLPRIDTVDVVRSWPHGIGLKVTERTPVLLLRKGGNFVEVDDEGVRFATVSEAPKAVPALELSVSRTGPGAAGFRRFGTDRLVREAVRVAGALPAAVAQETRTVQVRSYDNISLQLADGRTVGWGSSENGRAKARTLTALMKAAPGARHFDVSVPTAPASSGS is encoded by the coding sequence GTGGCCGGACCGACTACCGCCGAGCGCGGTGAACGCCAGCAGAAGCCGTCCGGCCCGCCGCCCGCCCGCAGGCTCAGAAGGCGGCGCCTTCGTACGATCGTCATTCTGGCCGTGGCCGTCGTGCTGCTCGGGGCCGGTGGCGCCTGGGTGTTGTACGGCTCCGCATGGCTGCGCGTCGGACATGTATCGGTGTCCGGCGCGGATGTCCTGACCCCCGGCGAGGTGCGCGACGCGGCGGACGTGCCGGTCGGGGCCCCGATGATTTCCGTCGACATCAACGCCATCGAAGCCCGGCTTCGCCGGAAATTGCCCAGAATTGACACTGTTGATGTGGTCCGCTCCTGGCCTCATGGAATCGGACTGAAAGTGACCGAGCGCACTCCGGTTCTGCTTCTCCGAAAGGGCGGGAACTTCGTCGAAGTCGATGACGAAGGTGTCCGTTTCGCCACGGTTTCTGAGGCACCGAAAGCCGTTCCGGCACTGGAATTGTCCGTCTCCCGCACGGGTCCCGGAGCCGCCGGCTTCCGCCGGTTCGGCACCGACCGGCTGGTGCGCGAGGCGGTCCGGGTCGCCGGCGCGCTGCCGGCCGCCGTGGCGCAGGAGACCCGGACCGTCCAAGTCCGTTCCTACGACAACATCTCGCTGCAGTTGGCCGACGGCCGCACCGTGGGATGGGGCAGCAGCGAGAACGGCCGGGCCAAGGCACGAACCCTCACGGCTCTCATGAAAGCAGCTCCCGGCGCGCGGCACTTCGACGTCAGCGTTCCCACTGCCCCTGCGTCATCGGGGAGTTGA
- the ftsZ gene encoding cell division protein FtsZ translates to MAAPQNYLAVIKVIGVGGGGVNAINRMIEVGLKGVEFIAINTDAQALLMSDADVKLDVGRELTRGLGAGANPAVGRKAAEDHREEIEEVLKGADMVFVTAGEGGGTGTGGAPVVANIARSLGALTIGVVTRPFTFEGRRRANQAEDGIAELREEVDTLIVIPNDRLLSISDRQVSVLDAFKSADQVLLSGVQGITDLITTPGLINLDFADVKSVMSEAGSALMGIGSARGDDRAVAAAEMAISSPLLEASIDGARGVLLSISGGSDLGLFEINEAAQLVSEAAHPEANIIFGAVIDDALGDEVRVTVIAAGFDGGQPPARRDNVLGSASTSASPRREEPAQARPSEPSRPSFGSLGSVKPKEEPEQAPEPVAEIPVTPPVTPAPRTYSDSAAEELDVPDFLK, encoded by the coding sequence GTGGCAGCACCGCAGAACTACCTCGCAGTCATCAAGGTCATCGGTGTCGGCGGCGGTGGTGTCAATGCCATCAACCGGATGATCGAGGTCGGTCTCAAGGGCGTCGAGTTCATCGCCATCAACACCGACGCACAGGCGCTGTTGATGAGCGACGCCGACGTCAAGCTCGACGTCGGCCGTGAACTCACCCGCGGACTCGGCGCCGGGGCCAACCCGGCCGTCGGCCGCAAGGCCGCCGAGGACCACCGCGAGGAGATCGAGGAGGTCCTCAAGGGGGCCGACATGGTCTTCGTGACGGCCGGTGAAGGCGGCGGCACCGGCACCGGCGGCGCACCCGTGGTGGCCAACATCGCGCGCTCGCTCGGCGCCCTCACCATCGGCGTGGTCACGCGCCCGTTCACCTTCGAGGGACGGCGCCGGGCGAACCAGGCCGAGGACGGCATCGCCGAGCTGCGCGAAGAGGTCGACACCCTCATCGTCATCCCGAACGACCGGCTGCTGTCCATCTCGGACCGCCAGGTCTCGGTCCTGGACGCCTTCAAGTCCGCCGACCAGGTCCTGCTCTCCGGTGTCCAGGGCATCACCGACCTCATCACCACCCCCGGCCTCATCAACCTCGACTTCGCCGACGTGAAGTCGGTCATGTCCGAGGCCGGTTCGGCCCTCATGGGGATCGGCTCGGCCCGCGGCGACGACCGCGCGGTGGCAGCGGCCGAGATGGCGATCTCCTCGCCGCTCCTGGAGGCGTCCATCGACGGCGCCCGGGGCGTGCTGCTCTCCATCTCCGGTGGCTCCGACCTCGGTCTGTTCGAGATCAACGAGGCCGCCCAGCTGGTCAGCGAGGCCGCCCACCCCGAGGCGAACATCATCTTCGGCGCGGTCATCGACGACGCCCTCGGTGACGAGGTCCGGGTCACCGTGATCGCGGCCGGCTTCGACGGCGGCCAGCCGCCCGCCCGCCGGGACAACGTCCTCGGCTCGGCCTCGACTTCGGCCTCCCCCCGCCGTGAGGAGCCCGCTCAGGCCCGGCCGAGCGAGCCCAGCCGCCCGTCCTTCGGCTCGCTGGGCAGCGTCAAGCCGAAGGAGGAGCCGGAGCAGGCGCCCGAGCCGGTGGCCGAGATCCCGGTCACCCCGCCGGTGACACCGGCGCCCCGGACCTACTCGGACAGCGCGGCCGAGGAGCTGGACGTGCCGGACTTCCTGAAGTGA
- the pgeF gene encoding peptidoglycan editing factor PgeF, producing MIGQRESVSGAHFAFTDRWGGVSAAPYEELNLGGAVGDASEAVRANREIAAKSLGLDPGRVVWMNQVHGADVAVVAEPWGTGPVPEADAVVTARRGLALAVLTADCVPVLLADPVAGVVAAAHAGRPGMAKGVVPAAVRAMVGLGAAPDRIVARTGPAVCGRCYEVPEPMRAEVAAVEPAAHAETSWGTPAVDVGAGVHAQLDRLGVCDRAQSPVCTLESGDHFSYRRDRTTGRLASYVWLD from the coding sequence GTGATAGGACAGCGCGAGAGTGTGAGCGGCGCGCACTTCGCCTTCACCGACCGGTGGGGCGGGGTGAGCGCCGCTCCGTATGAGGAGCTCAACCTCGGCGGCGCGGTCGGCGACGCCTCCGAGGCCGTACGAGCCAACCGGGAGATCGCCGCCAAGTCGCTCGGCCTCGACCCGGGCCGGGTCGTCTGGATGAACCAGGTGCACGGCGCCGACGTGGCCGTGGTGGCGGAGCCCTGGGGCACGGGGCCGGTGCCGGAGGCCGACGCCGTCGTCACCGCCCGCCGCGGACTCGCCCTCGCCGTCCTCACCGCCGACTGTGTGCCGGTGCTGCTGGCCGATCCCGTCGCCGGGGTCGTCGCGGCGGCGCACGCGGGCCGGCCCGGCATGGCCAAGGGGGTCGTCCCCGCCGCGGTGCGGGCCATGGTCGGACTCGGCGCCGCGCCGGACCGGATCGTCGCCCGCACCGGCCCGGCCGTGTGCGGACGGTGCTACGAGGTGCCGGAGCCGATGCGCGCCGAAGTGGCCGCCGTCGAGCCGGCGGCGCACGCTGAGACGAGCTGGGGTACGCCGGCGGTCGATGTGGGCGCCGGGGTGCACGCGCAGCTCGACCGGCTCGGGGTGTGCGACCGGGCGCAGTCGCCGGTGTGCACGCTGGAGTCGGGCGACCACTTCTCGTACCGCCGCGACCGCACCACCGGGCGGCTCGCGAGCTACGTCTGGCTGGACTGA